From the genome of Primulina huaijiensis isolate GDHJ02 chromosome 11, ASM1229523v2, whole genome shotgun sequence:
GAATCTCCCACCTTTGTATTATTAAATGCAGTTACCTCCTGAATGGACTGATCAGTTTGAGTCAGGGATTGAGGTCAGATTATATTTAGTTATACTCTTGGTTTCTTTTTTTTCATTGTTGAGAAACTTTGATATTTTAGCAGACCATAGCTGTTATTCAAGCTGGACATGGTCTATTGCAGCTTGGTTCTTGCAAGATAGTGAGTTTTAATGTGTTGTGTGATATTATGCATTTCAATTAACTATATAAACGTATTAACACTTGATTGATCCCATTCAGATTCCAGAAGACCTTCATTTTGTGCTAAGAATGAGGCACACATTTGAATCCTTAGGGTATCAGTCTGGATTTTATCTATCCCAGCTATTTTCGTCGACCCGTAACGCTTCATCCTCATCCACGGTTCCTCTAAAACAGCCATCTTTACCTATTGGACCACCGTCTCCCTTGTTTAACTGGGGGCCTAGAACTGCAATACCACCATTACTGGCATCTCCAAGTTTCCAAAACTCGGCTAGACTCGGTATTCCACCATCGAAAAATGAAGCACACATGTTCTTGAACCCTCATTCATCTGATACCCGGATGGGAGATATGATTGGAGATCACGAAAATGACCTCAAATGGCCTAATGGCTTGACTTTTTTTAACGCGCTTACTGGAAGAACCGATGAAGCGAAGCTCTTGTTCGATCCAAATTCTGATCATTTGAATTTGCATAACAATGATTCTGGAAGTGCTAGTGAATTCTTGAGTTTGGATGGACATCCTAAGATGGAGGGCAAGTTCAAAAGGAGCTTCACATTGCCTGCAAGAATGTCAGCCTCATCTTCTGCTTCAACTTCTCTCGATCACCATGGACATGATACCGGGGAGTATAGGCACGAACCAGGGATGTTCTCTGATGTTATGGAAACTTTCTTGGAGTAATCACTACGGAGTATGGATTGTGGTGTAGTTTGATGCTTGCTTTATTTGTATTAGTACTTTTTATAGTTTTGTACTTATTTGTTCTCTCAATACTTGGGCAATCTTTGCTGTATGGAGTCTATGGACTTTAAATTGCCGATGAAAATTAGCTATATATCGAAAGAGGGGATGATgttaaatgagaaaaaaaataaggaaTGTAAAGTTTCTTGTTTTGTCAATCATCATTTATCACTTATCAGCAACATGACCcactaataaaataattaacacacGTATTTAACTCAATATTTTACATATGGTATCGTCGAGTGAATCTCGATCTTtgaatattttcagaatttcaGCATTCATAGTTTAACCAGAGGCATGCATGTGTTGATTCAATTGTTGTCAGATTGTCATgctattttattattgttttttggaTTTGTGGCTAGTTTCTGTGTGCGCCTAAGTAAATGGAAAATTGTATTGGGATTTGGATTGtgtaattatatttgaatgGGAGATGCCCACATATAATGTGGGATTTTAATTTATAGCTCataattttgttatttgaaGTTGCATAATAACTTAATCAAGAGATTATTTCGCATGTGACCTTAGCTCAAATCAAAGAAATTAACCGATTAACATTGAAACTATTTCAAAAATATCCGCGATCGAATAAATGTATCCTATCAGGAGTCAGGACCTATGTGTCTCGAACGTTGAATCCGTCTGGGCCACAATTGGCCAGCTAGGCCAACCTACCATTTTTTGGGTTTCTTTTACTCCAATAATTTgtttaaatcaatattttattttaaaaaattaataattcttAATCATAGATGATTTTTTGTTCACAATGtgttttcttaaacattttagTTGGACTTGCATCGATCGAGATTTACTTTTGGATGTTTTATGACCGCTGATTCTTCTTTGACTTGGATTTGAGGAAAACATTGCTTTTATTTCCTAAAATCCTGCAAGGAAAGTGTCGATGTTGTATATTTTTCCAGATTCTACGcctcttttataatttaattttactaGCAATAGTGAAACTAATGGGGTTCAAAAACTAAAACTGGCCAAGTATATATACCGTGTATCACGTTTGTCATCTATATGATCCAATTGTCCCATCCATCTAGAAATACAATTTGAATGTGGATTTCTATTTATtggcaaaaaaattattttgggaaaataattGTATATGTGGTTGAAAGTCGCGAGAAAATGAAAGATCGAGAGTTATATATTCTAGATATATATTGCTCCAAAAGGTTAAATCGCTCACCTTAGGCGCCCCTGATCACCCTCGGCCCGACAGGAATGTGAGAGGAGGTAAATCATGGTGACTCAGCCAACCAACAGCAGCTAGACCTTGTGCTACGTCGCGCACAAGGAGCTCCCCACATTGGAAGGAATTTAACTCCCACAATGCCGCTTGCGAGACTCGATTTCTGGTTATTGCTCCAAGATTCACTGCTGTTGACCAACTGAGCTAAGCCCATACGGGCTATTCTAGATATATATGGAATCATGACAAGAATggttattaaattatgaaaattttgaaattgtatatatgtAGAGAATATCTTTGACTataatatcattaattaatGGAGTATTTCtgtgaaatgataaaaaattttaagtaaaaagaattataattttgttgGGATATGTGATACGGCTAAAAATTTACGTGGAGAAAAAAGGTAAAAATAGATTATTATATCTgcttttattttgaaagatgagAAATCAGCGCTGGAAAATCAAAACAAAGGTTGCATGTCTCTTAATGCTAGGAAAGTAACACTTAATTTAGCTACACCTCCAAATTTCTTGGCAAAACATCCCCAGTTTGAGATGTCGGCTTGATTGCATGGCATTCTTTACATGCGGAAACGAACGACTTCAAAACCCTTTTGCCAAACCACGGCCTCACCCCGCCATGATCGTCGTCGGCCCTTTTCGACTTCCGGGATTCCTTTTGTTCAAGAACATAGTCAACTTTTCTTGACCTTGATCCCTGGTGCTTTAACACAGGAGCCGCCGAGATGAATTGCCATTTCTGGGAAGATCCAAATTGCTCATGAGTATTCAAACCCGGCCTAACATGATTATTCCTTTGTTTTTTGGCCATATTCGATACTTTTCTGTATTCGGGATTGGACTGATCAATACTGGTGCTGGTTCTTGCGCTGCTGCAGTTACTGCTCCTGCTGTTCGTGCTGTTGCTGCGTGAAGACATCAAAGAATCCTTACTTCCGGTGCTGCTTGTCCGGCTCGTGGATCTTGAATACGAAAAGTTGTGGTTATTTGATGTTTGAATCGGAAAAACATGAGGTAGAAGTCTCCCATTAAAGAACAGATGATCGGCAGGAGAATTTGGGGAAGCAGGCGTCGTCACACAACCGAATTCGAACTGATCAGAAACGTTGCCCTTGCCCGGAATCATAACCGGGAACGAAAACTTGTCATCCGGTGAAATGGCATAATTAATCCGGCGATTCTCCATGAAATTCTATGCAGATAAATGAAtgtttttgatgattttggtgTGTGACAAATTAAGATTGATggttcatgatttatatgtaACTCGATCTTACAAAGTtgatgatatatataatataaaaataaaagttgtgAGGGTTAATGGCTCTTTTTGCTTCAAAGGGGACCCCAAGTATGGTAAGCTTTGGTGGTGCACATAATGGGGGTACgtgtaatttaatttgtttgctaaagtattatatatatttttggtaAAGTAAAATCAGAGATGATACACGGAGCGTGCGGCTCATAATTATGTCTTTAATAACAGATCATATAAGTTTTCAAATCTTTGCTTTAATtcaatgatatataatataatatttttattgtgtgaAATCTTTCTTGTATGTTAGCAGTAATTTGTACCAAAAATGCGTGCAATCTCACCAATTTCAggttaaaaaaaatctcatcGCTCGTGCATTATTATGCAAtgtcataattttttaaacaaaaaagaaagaaagaaagaaagaaaggatGTACGTCCTTGATTTAGGGGGGAAAAGtcatataaacaatgtaaagcagttttaaactaaaataattttgaaggatacaaaaaatattatggtTCGtgcgcacacacacatatatatacatgtgtgtgtatatgcatatattttcctgtgcaatatttttcattatcaaCCAAGTCTGATGATATCTAAGCTCTTCAATATTATTTACTAGTAAAATATGCACACGCgttgcatgtgttattattatttttaatttgatcaaataatattaaacaattaacacgaaattattttcaatttagaagagtggTTCAATTTAAAAgagaagttttgtttagatttttttctatgtaaaatatggagtgattTGAGGTGGTTTTTAGTAGGATAAGAAGGGTAATTATGAACTTCAATATCTTGGTGTCCTCTGAGTTAGTTACTCTAAAgatctcacacttaataatatagtatagaaaTATAGATATAGTATAGATGAAAGACTTAAACACGATAATTTCTTAAAGCTAACTCAAATTTTTGGCTTTTGCTTTTGGTTTTCTCATGATTCTTTCGAAATAATTTTTGAATCCAAacaaaatctgaaaattttaataggaaaaaatgtaatttcagtcttatatatttttttttgtgattttagtCATATATATTGTCCAGTTAAAATCTAAGTCATGCACatttcaatttttgacaattttaatattttttagcgGAAGTGACGATACGATACTATACACATCATTGTCATATTGGAGCCACGTAACTGTAACATAAGTTCCAAATCGGAAAAAAAGATTAATATTgcaaaaacaacaaatataacACACAATactgaaatttaatattatagataatcaaaattaaataaagtcaAATGTACAAAACCAATATTGAAAAGTATAATATGTACATATAAACTACTGTATATTAAAACTCATACCACCTttaccaaaataaaattttgatgtatATAAATGTCTATATTATAACTTATGTCACCTTTATCAATCGAGTGAAGTGGGAACCTAAAGAATATTGAaggaaaattattataaatggTGTATCGAAGATATGTCAACCCAAGTGTAAACTAAGACCAAGTAATGATGGATTAAACTCATCTTCCTTAAATGTGGAAGCCCAAAGGGAAAGTGGGTGCTGCGTATTTTAGTTAGAAAGCCAGAGGGGTAATAGTTCTTTCAATTAAGAATTGGATCACATGCTTTTTTTGTTAATCCTTAACCAAACATCGCGACTCCTCTTGTCTCCCCTCACGGAGTTCCCTTTGGGTCCATGTACGTTAATGAACATTACATAAAATTTGGTCTCTTTTTCTACTACTTGGTTCGTCTATTGATTTATTTCATCCCTAGGTGTTACATTGTCACGTTTCTAGGCTACTTTTGAGTTCCactatataaattttatacatTCATGCGTAGATAATTAATCTAATGAAAAATGTTCTTTAGACATGAtgaatttgatttgagaaagaatttgatggatGAATTTCAAACGACACCGATTTTTAGTGTAATTAAAATCCactataattattattgaaattttataatttggtATGTAGTGGATTTgaatttcatttgatttttgtCAAAGTTATGTAACTTTTCTTTATTTGACATGAAACAAATTTGAGGGGGGAAAAACCTTTATGACATATCTTTAGAGTGAGTATTTTCATAGTAAATCAAGGAGGATATGTTGCGATTGTTActtcatctggaaaatttttgaaagatgTTAATTTTTTGGATGCATGTGTATTAATTTTTCCGTATAATGGAACTTGAAATATGTATTAGGTgcgctatttttttttttaaactacaTATTCcttcattgattttttttttgtgtgtacaTAAAAAAACTAGATAATAAAATCAATCTTTTAATACACTTGGATCGGACCAAAATCCGTCCCAAATATTCTGGACCTGTTAGAACGTTGAAGCCAACATTTTTGAACCTAGTATTCAAATTGGCCCAACGAGCAGACTAAAATCTAAATTCGGGTCTATGGAACGCAGAGTTTTGGCAACTTCGATCACTCCTAGGTTCTAACCGGATTGACCGTGGTGGATTTGTCTAGTGGTTGTTGGTTCACCATGGCTTACGTACGGAGCGTTGGGGTGGTGGGAGGCGGCCAAATGGGCTCCGGAATAGCCCAACTGGCTGCCGTGCACGGGCTTGAAGTATGGCTTCACGATTCCGATGCCGGTGTTCTCACTAGAGCCCACCAATCAATCTCTTCCAGGATTCAACGCCTCGTCTCCAAGAAGAACCTCTCTAAGGTCCCCATTTATTCTTAATTGCTATGCACCGTTTGCGAATGCCCCCTTATGCATGGGGATTTCTGAATGGTGATTAACCATGGGTTGGTGATTATCAGCTTAACTTGTAGAATTTTCTTTTTCCCGCTAGAAATATTGGAACATGGTTGTTTGGTATTTTAATGGTTGCATTGGTTCTTTATAAAATTTGTGGCGGATTTGATCGTGGTGAATGCCTTGATTGTGCACGATAattttgtacatttttttaCTCTTGCTGATTTTATGCGGTTTATTGAGGTTGTAACTCCATTTTCTAACAGGAAAGAGGTGTTGAAGCTATAAGAAATTTGAGTTGTACTTCAGCTTTGGAGGATTTCTGTTCTGTAGATATTGTGATCGAGGCCATTGTGGAGTCTGAGGAGGTTAAGAAGAATTTATTCACCCAATTGGATAAGATTGTTAAAGGTTCTGCAATCTTGGCGACTAACACTAGCTCTATTTCTATTACCCGTCTAGGGTCTGCAACCAACCGCCCCAGCCAGGTTTCATGCTCTACTTGACATCGATGCATTCCTTAACGAATACTTTATGATGCACTTAAAGCTTGTGGATTGcaccatataaaatatgtcACAATTGAATTGATTTCTCGCACTTAAAGTTGGTGGATTGCACCATATAATATATGTCGAAAAGATTTTTGAGATTCTCAACCAAACATAGAATCTTGCTGCAGCCGTTTTTGCTGTTAATCTACCTTGATAAAAATGTCGCAATTGAATTGATTTCTCGCGACAATAAATATTGAAATCCTACGGTGACATTGTGAAAAAGATTAGAATGATTAAGTAGAACGTGCAAGAATTTCAGAGCTAAGTGAAAGACGGTGTTAGCTGTCTATCTTAAACTTTATGAAGGACCCTGAAAAagttattttgaaattataggATCATAGCAACCATATTGAGGCTATGAAATAGAATTGGAAAAAGAGCAATGGACTGATTTCCTACCTCTCAACAtctatttttatatatgttctTTGTGCATTGACAACTGACCTGTGTTCTAGTACTTGGCCAAATGTCCACACCGCTTTTCCAAAATGAAAAGCATGTGATTGTTTCGACTCCAATGAAAGCCTATTTAATGTTTCTGCTAATCACATTGTAACTTCCACATGATACTTGGTTGTATTTTCCAACACTTACTTAAAGATTTTAGAATTTGTTACGTAAGTATGTTTGGTGATTATCTGCAATGCTTTACCATTCATGAACTTGATACCCATTTGACCCTTCGCAATTTGCAATTCTAGTGATGCTTTGGaattatcttttcattatttaattttttaactttGGTATACTGTATGCAAGTACCATTGAAgtcacttgtttttttttttaactgcaGGTGATAGGAATGCATTTTATGAATCCTCCACCTGTTATGAATTTGGTTGAGATTATAAGAGGAGCCAACACATCAGATAAAACTTTTAATACCACCAAAGTCTTGGCAGAGAGGTGTAAAGAAGTACTCGAGCTTTATCATTGCTAGTATATAACCATCACTTTTTCTCCCTTGTCAACTTTTCTCTCTCGTTTATGTTTATCACTCAATAGACATTAAGGAGCAAATATAATATCTTGATTCTTAAACCATTGAACCTATTGAGTTCTGCTGCATCCCATCTGGTTTTAACAATTAGAGTGAACATCAAATAAATTTCAAGGGGGTTTTAGAGTCTGAATGCTATATTTTGTGCCATGGCATTTGTTTCCGTGTCTCAGAAAGTCGGAATTCCTTCACAATTGACTTAAGTCAGTCTAGTCTTGGCATGAATAAGCTGTTATGACATATGAGAATAATAATATACGGCCTTACACTACTTTACCCTGCATCAAGCGTTTTAGTGCTCCACGTATCTTTACATTCCGCAATTGCTTCAGAGTCCTGTATTTTGCAGGTTTGGTAAGACGATTATTTGTTCTCGAGATTTCTCTGGCTTTGTGGTTAATCGAATTTTAATGCCAATGATCAACGAAGCGTTTCGTGCGCTATACACTGGAGTGGCATCGAAAGAAGACATAGATGCAGGAATGAGGCTGGGAACAAACCATCCAATGGGACCTCTCGAACTCGCTGATCACATTGGACTTGATGTTTGCTTGTCAATAATGAAAGTCCTCCATACCGGGCTTGGGGACAGTAAGTATTCCCCATGCCCTCTCCTTGTGCAGTATGTTGATGCTGGTCGTCTCGGGAAAAAAAAGGGCAGCGGTGTATATGAATACAGTAACACGCCCGAGGAAATAAAGCCATCAGCTCGACTTTGAACACCTAGCAGCTTAAATATATGTTGTGTAATAATTCTTTAGAAATCAAAGATTTTTATTCCTCTGATGTCTATCATTCTGAGCATATGTTATTTCACAAATGCAATAAAAGTAGGAACTATTACGCGTCGATAACTCCTCGTCTGTAACTTTCCTTGCTCATGTGATGATGATCCGTTAACTCTTGCGTAGCTTGGATGTTCCTTGTGAGATATCTGAACATGTCTGGTGGAACAAGATTTTTGTATAATCATGAATCCATACAAATAATACCATCTTAAGTGTAATATGAATATATATCGAATGACGTCCATATAATTCTTTTCTACTCTACCTTTTCATTCTATCAGTAGTCTGTCATTTTGTGAGGACATGGGGAGTGCAAACTGCAAAGTGGTCACCATTAGAGTTTACAAATTTGCTCAAGTATAAGATTTGAAAGCAACCCTCAATAGAAACTGCTTAGATTTAATTGCGTCTTTAAATAAGATTTACTTCTTGAAAGAAACTTGCTACTTCCTAGCTATAGATTTCTTAAAATGAAATAAAGTGACGATCTTATAGTTCACGTGATATCAAATCTTGAGTTTTATACAAGTCATCGAGTataatttttacaaaattatagataaaaaaaactaaataaagcatttaatatGAACAGAGTCATTGACAATTCAGTCCTTTAATAGTGCCTGCCACCCTAGGAATCTTGAAACTCAAGACAAATAAAATCAAAGCATACATACAACCTATTCAAGAACAAAATAATGCCTCACTTAAGGTCTACGAAAATATAAAGTtccaatattaaaatttgattggCCATCCCACCTTCCTGTTTGATGTATTCTTCTTGGGTAGAGTTGGTATTTGATAGTGATTTTTTTGGAATCCAATGATGAAaagatatattattataatatatatttatcttttttgcATGTACATgtgacattattattattttccttgTAAATAAAAAGTAGACAGCAAAGGAAATAAAAAGGCAAAGCCAAAGGTGCCATCTTTTCTAGCAATGGTACACATTTAAATTAGTTGTCAGGAATTGTTGATGCACAGAGACAGGCAGGCATAAAGGGTTGAAGTTCTTATTCCAGTGTCCTTGCTGTTCTTGTTTCTGCTTCATGAAGCCAAAGAAAAGCAAGCCAAAGGAGAAAGAAACCAAGCCAGAGTGATGGATTCGTGATTCCCTGCAGATGGGATTTATAATTAtaaagtaataatattattcATGTTTTCTTTCTGTTTAATTATGTATGCCATAATTTATGATGGCAATTTGGTAAAGATTTATGAACTGAAACCTGAAAGATCTTCACTACAATATGTGGGCTTTTGCTCGTGTTACTGTACGTACTTATAATCTTGGTGCAATTATTGGTGAATTGTTGATTTTCCGTTTTAAGAACTCTGTGTGTTTGTTGCATAAATGATTCAAGCAAAGTCTTGAGATATCAATATCTTTTCTTTACTGTTTTGGTTAGAATATTGAAAACATACAGGCAATTTTCTTAATCAATTTcttgtttttcaaaatattcatccatttttaaaagaaaacatgCCCATCAAACTTAAGGATAACATCGGGAATGAGATTGGCTCGGTACAAAGAGTTTTAAAACTTTCAGGTATCCATATTCTTCTCTTCTTGCAgtctctctttctttctttctttctttctttcttcttattatttttttcctttttaaattaCATCTGCTTTACTTAAATCAGATTCTTGAAATTATTTTGGCTAACAAGACAAATCAATTTATATGACCTTTTATCAAATCTAATTATCGGCCAAAAAATTCCATCAAATTGTATGCCTCTGCAAGAAGAAATAAGTGTAAATggtgtttttttaaatataaataaagggTCGTTTTGATATTGAGTAAAAGGCCAATTGCAAAATATATGGATTCATTCTATTTAGCATTAGTACTCTGCAGTACGAAGTTACTGCCTAGATTATCTCCTAACACTTTGAATAATTTACATGGAAGTTGGGGATTGAGAACTAGTCTCCAACCATTATTTGGATAATCAAACAATTATATCTGTGCATCTGTGATACAATATGTTGGataaattaaatgataaaaGAGAAATGTGAATAAAGTAAGTGGAGATGTCCCACATTGGAAAAGTAGGCATATGAAGTCTACTTAATAAGCTCCAAGTTGAGACAAGGGTTTGGACCTCAAGGCGTACTAGAAGTTTTCAGACGAGGAAAGACCCTGATAGGTTGTGTACTAAACACACGGTCGTCTGACCGGCCGGCTCGGATCTTTTTAGAGAGACTTGCCGGCCTAAGCGGTGTCCTCTTCGCCTTTCAGATTGGTTAGTTTTGGGTTAAGACTTAAGAAGACGCAATTGATTGGGCCGTAAATCAAAATAGGCCTCCAAAAACCCACAATCAATACAACAGAACCACCTGATGAACACGAGTTCTGGAGCCCATATGGAATTATTGCGGTTCACTTACAAGTAGCCCACGAAGTTGCCGGTAACAGTGCTATTCCCTCTTCTTTTTTACCCATTAAGACATCCTTTTATATTCCGAAAGAATAGCTCTCTTGTGAGGCggtctcatgaatttttatatctgaGACGAGTCAagtctatcgatattcacaataaaaaataatactcttagcataaaaagtaataatttttcatggatgactcgaataagatatccgtctcacaaaatacgacccgtgagaccgtctcacacaagttttttttgATCCCGAAAtactattttaaacttttttttattgataatcTAGTTGACAAGTTGGCCACGAGTGAAATATAAAACAGTTAAATTGGTGGAATACTTCCAAGGAGTGGGATAAAACAGTTAATTGCTGGAATACTTCCAAGGAGTGGGAATAGGTCGCATTAATTTGCTGGCTGCATGAAAATAACCTTTGAATATTTCTTGCCATgctaatttatattaaaaaaaaaaaaaaacactttgaAATAAATGCAATTCCTCTCTCAATTAAGTGATTGCACGTTGACTCTATGAAAGTTCGTGTGTgtacatataaataaatatcaaataaatctAACCATTGaatgtattttattatataaatcatttttcaatCACCACACGCAAACTTTAACTCTTGGTTGGAAGAAATCTTTTGTAAATGTTTTTTCGTACCAATACgtgttattaatataataaaattgtgAAATGTTTAAAGAAATTACAACTTATTAATTAGAAATGTTAGAGagtataagtttttttttatccgATAAGCAATGTAAATTCTTGTttcaaagacaaaaaaaaaagaaaaaaatttgactCGTGGAATGGTTGGTTGTTGGTAGGTTGGGGTTGAATCGATAAAACTTAGGAAGTGGTCTATTTTTGGTGTTCCCTTTTGTTTTGGTCAGAGGAAGTGGTCTAAATAGTTAGACCATCTCCAATTTTgcatcaaaatgatattttttcacACAATTTTGATGCAAAATTGGTACTCCAATGGAGCTGGCCAAAATAGTGCATCCCTCTCCTCGACATCAAATTTGGTGCAGAGGATAGATTTGGCgcagagtttttttttttaaaaaaataatattatttatttatattaactaaaaatatttaatttaaggtttgatttaatgatttatacataatataataatcaaatacaaatgcaaattttaatgcaataatataatttataaaaatacaaagaTAACAATTGAAATTGTTAATTCTAACacaaatacaaatataaaatataactattaatatatgtaaaattatttttttcgtgtaagattttaaataaatagatggaagttgtatttgaatttggtgaagaaatttaattaatatatgtaaaattatttttttcgtttaagatttgaaataaatagatgagagttgaaattgaatttggtgaagaaatttataattattttaatgtaaaactttattaaaataatattaatggtTGGAGTTGCGTTGCGAGACTATATGTATcccaattattatttatttagaagaaaacaaaagttCGGGATTCACGTTGGATATGAAACTGGCTCTCCACACAATCTTTCACCAGGATTCAACTGCCCACGTATAATATAAGCAAGTAGAAGAGTGGTGGTGGCTTGGGTAGGTGAAGATGTCATCAAGCTATGGCGCTGACACGGCGGCGACTCCGCTGCTGGAGAAGAATAAAGCGGCGGAAGGATGGCTGAACAAGGTTATTGATGTGGAGGAGGCTAAAGATCAGATCCTCTTCGCGCTGCCGATGATAGTGACTAATGTTTCGTATTACTTCATTCCACTGGTGTCCGTTATGTTCGCCGGCCACCTCGGAGAACTCGAGCTCGCTGGCTCCAATCTGGCCAATTCTTGGGCTGCTGTAACTGGTTACGCTCTCATGGTAATTATCTTCTACCttttttctctgtttttttCCTCCGAGTTTAATGAAACGCCTTTATCTTTCCTCAAGTATTTGAAgtgcttattttaaattttttgttgtgtGATTGTGAAATATAGCTTTGGATATTAATTTTTCGCATATTGAAACATACAACTATCGTTAGAGCGTAACTAAACCACTTTCTTTACTTGGGAACTTGCTTATTTGAAGAAAGATACCGTGATTTTCTTGTTGTAACTAGTGCTGTATCATAGGCCGATTTGATGCATGTTAAAGGGTTTGATTTTTATAACAGCAATGATCCTCAAATTGAGATAAGGATGCAATATGTTGATTATCATG
Proteins encoded in this window:
- the LOC140988767 gene encoding protein RICE SALT SENSITIVE 3-like isoform X3, whose protein sequence is MVGSGATDRSKDAVGMMALHEALRSVCLNTDWTYSVFWTIRPRPRVRGGSGCKVGDDSGSLMLMWEDGFCRGRIPDCLDEMDVEDPVRKSFSKMSIQLYNYGEGLMGKVASDKCHKWVFKEPTECEPNISNYWQSSFDALPPEWTDQFESGIEQTIAVIQAGHGLLQLGSCKIIPEDLHFVLRMRHTFESLGYQSGFYLSQLFSSTRNASSSSTVPLKQPSLPIGPPSPLFNWGPRTAIPPLLASPSFQNSARLGIPPSKNEAHMFLNPHSSDTRMGDMIGDHENDLKWPNGLTFFNALTGRTDEAKLLFDPNSDHLNLHNNDSGSASEFLSLDGHPKMEGKFKRSFTLPARMSASSSASTSLDHHGHDTGEYRHEPGMFSDVMETFLE
- the LOC140988767 gene encoding protein RICE SALT SENSITIVE 3-like isoform X2 gives rise to the protein MVGSGATDRSKDAVGMMALHEALRSVCLNTDWTYSVFWTIRPRPYLFLVSLSVVRTLIFLTSTCVWSLLMRVRGGSGCKVGDDSGSLMLMWEDGFCRGRIPDCLDEMDVEDPVRKSFSKMSIQLYNYGEGLMGKVASDKCHKWVFKEPTECEPNISNYWQSSFDALPPEWTDQFESGIETIAVIQAGHGLLQLGSCKIIPEDLHFVLRMRHTFESLGYQSGFYLSQLFSSTRNASSSSTVPLKQPSLPIGPPSPLFNWGPRTAIPPLLASPSFQNSARLGIPPSKNEAHMFLNPHSSDTRMGDMIGDHENDLKWPNGLTFFNALTGRTDEAKLLFDPNSDHLNLHNNDSGSASEFLSLDGHPKMEGKFKRSFTLPARMSASSSASTSLDHHGHDTGEYRHEPGMFSDVMETFLE
- the LOC140988767 gene encoding protein RICE SALT SENSITIVE 3-like isoform X4; its protein translation is MVGSGATDRSKDAVGMMALHEALRSVCLNTDWTYSVFWTIRPRPRVRGGSGCKVGDDSGSLMLMWEDGFCRGRIPDCLDEMDVEDPVRKSFSKMSIQLYNYGEGLMGKVASDKCHKWVFKEPTECEPNISNYWQSSFDALPPEWTDQFESGIETIAVIQAGHGLLQLGSCKIIPEDLHFVLRMRHTFESLGYQSGFYLSQLFSSTRNASSSSTVPLKQPSLPIGPPSPLFNWGPRTAIPPLLASPSFQNSARLGIPPSKNEAHMFLNPHSSDTRMGDMIGDHENDLKWPNGLTFFNALTGRTDEAKLLFDPNSDHLNLHNNDSGSASEFLSLDGHPKMEGKFKRSFTLPARMSASSSASTSLDHHGHDTGEYRHEPGMFSDVMETFLE
- the LOC140988767 gene encoding protein RICE SALT SENSITIVE 3-like isoform X5, whose amino-acid sequence is MLMWEDGFCRGRIPDCLDEMDVEDPVRKSFSKMSIQLYNYGEGLMGKVASDKCHKWVFKEPTECEPNISNYWQSSFDALPPEWTDQFESGIEQTIAVIQAGHGLLQLGSCKIIPEDLHFVLRMRHTFESLGYQSGFYLSQLFSSTRNASSSSTVPLKQPSLPIGPPSPLFNWGPRTAIPPLLASPSFQNSARLGIPPSKNEAHMFLNPHSSDTRMGDMIGDHENDLKWPNGLTFFNALTGRTDEAKLLFDPNSDHLNLHNNDSGSASEFLSLDGHPKMEGKFKRSFTLPARMSASSSASTSLDHHGHDTGEYRHEPGMFSDVMETFLE
- the LOC140988767 gene encoding protein RICE SALT SENSITIVE 3-like isoform X1, which translates into the protein MVGSGATDRSKDAVGMMALHEALRSVCLNTDWTYSVFWTIRPRPYLFLVSLSVVRTLIFLTSTCVWSLLMRVRGGSGCKVGDDSGSLMLMWEDGFCRGRIPDCLDEMDVEDPVRKSFSKMSIQLYNYGEGLMGKVASDKCHKWVFKEPTECEPNISNYWQSSFDALPPEWTDQFESGIEQTIAVIQAGHGLLQLGSCKIIPEDLHFVLRMRHTFESLGYQSGFYLSQLFSSTRNASSSSTVPLKQPSLPIGPPSPLFNWGPRTAIPPLLASPSFQNSARLGIPPSKNEAHMFLNPHSSDTRMGDMIGDHENDLKWPNGLTFFNALTGRTDEAKLLFDPNSDHLNLHNNDSGSASEFLSLDGHPKMEGKFKRSFTLPARMSASSSASTSLDHHGHDTGEYRHEPGMFSDVMETFLE